One genomic window of Acidimicrobiales bacterium includes the following:
- a CDS encoding Na+/H+ antiporter subunit E, whose amino-acid sequence MTRVAYAVALATIWVLAWGSPSPANVLGGLVVASVLIAVAPDTWPASRRLRLRPVAAARFAAYVVAKAVESNVVITREILSRGSRIHTGVVAVELPDCSDGLLTLIANVMALTPGTMPLEVTQGPTVLYVHVLHLHDVEATRAEIRHLAALAYRAFGSAAAVAALEGAPGPGPGEVP is encoded by the coding sequence GTGACCCGCGTCGCCTACGCCGTGGCCCTGGCCACCATCTGGGTCCTGGCCTGGGGATCGCCGTCGCCGGCCAACGTCCTGGGGGGGCTGGTGGTGGCGTCCGTGCTCATCGCCGTGGCCCCCGACACCTGGCCCGCCAGCCGCCGGCTCCGGCTCCGCCCGGTGGCGGCGGCCCGCTTCGCCGCCTACGTGGTGGCCAAGGCGGTCGAGTCCAACGTGGTCATCACCCGGGAGATCCTGAGCCGCGGCTCTCGGATCCACACCGGGGTGGTGGCCGTCGAGCTCCCCGACTGCTCCGACGGGCTCCTCACCCTGATCGCCAACGTCATGGCCCTGACCCCGGGCACCATGCCCCTGGAGGTGACCCAGGGCCCGACGGTGCTCTACGTGCACGTCCTCCACCTGCACGACGTGGAGGCCACCCGGGCCGAGATCCGCCACCTGGCTGCCCTGGCCTACCGGGCCTTCGGCTCCGCCGCCGCGGTGGCCGCCCTGGAGGGCGCCCCCGGCCCCGGCCCCGGAGAGGTCCCGTGA
- a CDS encoding monovalent cation/H+ antiporter complex subunit F — MTPLTYAVLVVAFALFTVRLGRGPSLADRVLAVDGMLVAGVGILLVNAMDTGRGAFLQVAVLLTLVGFISTAVIARFIEGRGE; from the coding sequence GTGACCCCGCTGACCTACGCCGTCCTGGTGGTGGCCTTCGCCCTGTTCACCGTGCGCCTGGGCCGGGGGCCGTCGCTGGCCGACCGCGTGCTGGCCGTGGACGGCATGCTGGTGGCCGGGGTGGGCATCCTCCTGGTCAACGCCATGGACACCGGCCGGGGCGCCTTCCTCCAGGTGGCGGTGCTGCTGACCCTGGTCGGGTTCATCAGCACCGCGGTGATCGCCCGCTTCATCGAGGGGCGGGGCGAGTGA
- the mnhG gene encoding monovalent cation/H(+) antiporter subunit G translates to MSAAGQVLALAGALLTLVAAVGVLRFPDVLARMHALTKASTLGFVLLAVGAALSLRTANDITSALLAAGLQLLTLPVAANLISRSTYLAEGIPQRVDSIDELDQARRARAAEAADDQPPPAGDG, encoded by the coding sequence GTGAGCGCCGCCGGGCAGGTGCTGGCCCTGGCCGGGGCCCTCCTCACCCTGGTGGCCGCGGTCGGCGTCCTGCGGTTCCCCGACGTGCTGGCCCGCATGCACGCCCTGACCAAGGCGTCCACCCTCGGCTTCGTGCTCCTGGCCGTGGGGGCCGCTCTGTCGCTGCGCACCGCCAACGACATCACCTCGGCCCTGCTGGCCGCCGGGCTCCAGCTCCTCACCCTGCCGGTGGCGGCCAACCTGATCAGCCGCTCCACCTACCTGGCCGAGGGCATCCCCCAGCGGGTCGACTCCATCGACGAGCTGGACCAGGCCCGGCGGGCCCGGGCCGCCGAGGCCGCCGACGATCAGCCCCCGCCGGCCGGCGACGGGTAG
- a CDS encoding MFS transporter: MTEADVVTVDEADADAEAGAAGWLRARLTGGAPLLPLVVLCGLNVADELDRSAFAVLLPDIRDHFGLDNSGILGLVAVATAAALLLTVPIANWADRSDRYRIALLGAGAWALFSVGTGVAFAAWFLVVVRCSSAVGNAAIFPTHNSLLADTYEPSVRPRIYSLHRSANAVGAIVGTVGAALLAQVGGWRTPFFVFALPTVVLVVVGLRLRDPGRGHFERAAMGADADLVGTDEPPPSFAEAYRMVWTIESLRRIFVALPFLAAAIAGLLAVSSIHYEQVFGLDEIERSWVAVPVYGAELAGLLVGARLGVRMLARGPRHVFRLISMAAWLSAALALAFAGAPTVALAVVANALLAACLVIVGPGVLSSLSLAIPPRARSVGFSIGALFVLPGLVVLPVIGWIGEVHGFRWGMAVLGPTFLVGGLLIARVGRVIDGDVHQVWAGAAARAELLRERRAGHQKLLLVRDLDVRYGDVRILFGVDLEVTEGEVVALLGTNGAGKSTLLNAISGVVPASRGAVIFDGRDITHAPPEEIAVLGIGQVPGGRGTFPGLTVAENLRVAAWSARDQRAEVQERLARVHEMFPVLRDRRDDPAADLSGGQQQMLALSMAFLTRPQLLAIDELSLGLAPVVVDQLLEVVRALRDEGTTILVVEQSVNVALAIADRAYFLEKGEVRFEGPTAELLDRPDVLRSVFLEGATRGLAAADGGANGDGPAPDGPDLEDRAPDGTAPVVAARPEGSGRGTATPALEAHGLGVRFGGVVAVDDVSLAVAPGEVLGVIGPNGAGKTTLFDLISGITPAAEGRVALDGVDVSGRSAAARARAGLGRSFQDSRLFPSLTVEEAVAVARERWVAVRDPLNAALRLPALVASEARVTAEVDELIELLGLGAFRSKFVGELSTGSRRIVDLACVLAHRPSVVLLDEPSSGIAQREAEALGPLLLRIRSTLGASLVVVEHDMGLIRSVSDRLLALDQGRVVTSGPPAEVLAHPEVVASYLGTGTAAARSGAAPDPAGAT, translated from the coding sequence GTGACCGAGGCGGACGTGGTGACGGTCGACGAAGCCGACGCCGACGCCGAGGCCGGCGCGGCCGGGTGGCTGCGGGCCCGCCTCACCGGCGGGGCGCCGCTGCTGCCCCTGGTGGTGCTGTGCGGGTTGAACGTCGCCGACGAGTTGGACCGCAGCGCCTTCGCGGTGCTGCTGCCCGACATCCGGGACCACTTCGGGTTGGACAACTCCGGCATCCTGGGCCTGGTGGCGGTCGCCACCGCCGCGGCCCTGCTGCTCACCGTGCCCATCGCCAACTGGGCCGACCGCAGCGACCGCTACCGCATCGCCCTGCTGGGCGCCGGGGCCTGGGCCCTGTTCTCGGTGGGCACCGGGGTGGCCTTCGCGGCGTGGTTCCTGGTCGTGGTGCGGTGCAGCTCGGCCGTCGGCAACGCCGCCATCTTCCCGACCCACAACTCCCTGCTGGCCGACACCTACGAGCCGTCGGTCCGGCCCCGCATCTACTCCCTCCACCGCTCGGCCAACGCGGTGGGGGCCATCGTCGGCACCGTCGGGGCCGCCCTGCTGGCCCAGGTCGGTGGGTGGCGCACGCCGTTCTTCGTGTTCGCGCTGCCCACCGTGGTCCTGGTGGTCGTCGGGCTCCGCCTGCGAGACCCCGGCCGGGGCCACTTCGAGCGGGCGGCCATGGGGGCCGATGCCGACCTGGTGGGCACCGACGAGCCGCCGCCGTCGTTCGCCGAGGCCTACCGCATGGTGTGGACCATCGAGAGCCTGCGCCGCATCTTCGTGGCCCTGCCCTTCCTGGCCGCGGCCATCGCCGGCCTGCTGGCCGTGTCGTCGATCCACTACGAGCAGGTCTTCGGGCTGGACGAGATCGAGCGGTCCTGGGTGGCGGTGCCGGTGTACGGGGCCGAGCTGGCCGGGCTGCTGGTCGGGGCCCGCCTCGGGGTGCGGATGCTGGCCCGGGGGCCGCGCCACGTGTTCCGCCTCATCTCGATGGCGGCCTGGCTGTCCGCCGCCCTGGCCCTGGCCTTCGCCGGGGCGCCCACGGTGGCCCTGGCGGTGGTGGCCAACGCCCTGCTGGCCGCCTGCCTGGTCATCGTGGGCCCCGGCGTGCTGTCCAGCCTGTCACTGGCCATCCCGCCCCGGGCCCGGTCGGTGGGGTTCTCCATCGGGGCCCTGTTCGTCCTGCCCGGCCTGGTGGTGCTCCCGGTCATCGGCTGGATCGGGGAGGTCCACGGCTTCCGCTGGGGCATGGCCGTGCTGGGCCCCACCTTCCTGGTCGGGGGCCTGCTCATCGCCCGAGTGGGCCGGGTCATCGACGGCGACGTCCACCAGGTGTGGGCCGGGGCCGCAGCCCGGGCCGAGCTGCTGCGGGAGCGCCGGGCGGGGCACCAGAAGCTGCTCCTGGTCCGGGACCTGGACGTCCGCTACGGCGACGTGCGCATCCTCTTCGGCGTCGACCTGGAGGTCACCGAGGGGGAGGTGGTGGCCCTGCTGGGCACCAACGGGGCCGGCAAGTCGACCCTGCTCAACGCCATCTCCGGGGTGGTGCCGGCCAGCCGGGGAGCGGTCATCTTCGACGGGCGGGACATCACCCACGCCCCGCCCGAGGAGATCGCGGTGCTGGGCATCGGCCAGGTGCCGGGGGGCAGGGGCACGTTCCCGGGCCTCACCGTGGCCGAGAACCTGCGGGTGGCGGCGTGGTCGGCCCGCGACCAGCGGGCCGAGGTGCAGGAACGGCTGGCCCGGGTGCACGAGATGTTCCCGGTGCTCCGGGACCGGCGCGACGACCCGGCCGCCGACCTGTCGGGCGGGCAGCAGCAGATGCTGGCCCTGTCCATGGCCTTCCTGACCCGGCCCCAGCTCCTGGCCATCGACGAGCTGTCGCTGGGCCTGGCCCCGGTGGTGGTCGACCAGCTCCTGGAGGTGGTGCGGGCCCTGCGGGACGAGGGCACCACCATCCTGGTGGTCGAGCAGTCGGTGAACGTGGCCCTGGCCATCGCCGATCGCGCCTACTTCCTGGAGAAGGGCGAGGTCCGCTTCGAGGGCCCCACCGCCGAGCTGCTGGACCGGCCCGACGTCCTGCGCTCGGTCTTCCTGGAGGGCGCCACCCGGGGCCTCGCCGCGGCCGACGGCGGGGCGAACGGCGACGGCCCGGCCCCGGACGGCCCGGACCTGGAGGACCGGGCCCCCGACGGGACCGCCCCGGTGGTGGCCGCCCGGCCCGAGGGGAGCGGCCGGGGCACCGCCACCCCGGCTCTGGAGGCCCACGGCCTGGGCGTGCGCTTCGGGGGGGTGGTGGCCGTCGACGACGTGTCCCTGGCCGTGGCCCCCGGCGAGGTGCTGGGGGTGATCGGCCCCAACGGGGCCGGCAAGACCACGCTGTTCGACCTGATCAGCGGGATCACCCCGGCGGCCGAGGGCCGGGTGGCCCTCGATGGCGTCGACGTCTCCGGCCGGTCGGCCGCGGCGCGGGCCCGGGCCGGCCTGGGCCGCAGCTTCCAGGACTCCCGGTTGTTCCCGTCCCTGACCGTGGAGGAGGCGGTGGCCGTGGCCCGGGAGCGGTGGGTGGCGGTGCGCGACCCGCTCAACGCCGCCCTCCGGCTGCCCGCCCTGGTGGCCAGCGAGGCCCGGGTCACCGCCGAGGTGGACGAGCTGATCGAGCTGCTGGGCCTGGGCGCCTTTCGCAGCAAGTTCGTGGGCGAGCTGTCCACCGGGTCCCGGCGCATCGTGGACCTGGCCTGCGTCCTGGCCCACCGGCCCTCGGTGGTGCTGCTGGACGAGCCCTCCTCCGGCATCGCCCAGCGCGAGGCCGAGGCCCTGGGGCCGCTCCTGCTGCGCATCCGTTCCACCCTGGGGGCCAGCCTGGTGGTGGTGGAGCACGACATGGGTCTCATCCGCTCGGTGTCGGACCGGCTCCTGGCCCTCGACCAGGGTCGGGTCGTCACCTCCGGTCCCCCCGCCGAGGTGCTGGCCCACCCCGAGGTGGTGGCCTCGTACCTCGGCACCGGCACCGCGGCGGCCCGCTCCGGTGCCGCCCCCGACCCCGCGGGGGCGACGTGA